Sequence from the Phaeobacter piscinae genome:
ATAGCCTTAGAGATCGTGGCTTTGGATTTTCCAGTCGCCTTTGCGGCTTCTCCGAGGGTGTATGCCATGGGGTTTCCTATTGTTCATGTCGCCGGTTTGTTAACTGTTCACCGGGTTTCCTCTTTCTCGTCAATGTGGATTGCTGGGAGATCGGGTTCCATGCCTGGGAGGGCGGGTTCGGAGGGCGGGGCCATCCCTTCTCCTGTAGGAAGCTGCCGCTCGCCTCGATAGAGCTTTGGGAGTTTGCGAAGCGGTGCTTGGGATTCGAGTTCCTGTTGATCGTCTTGCTCGTCAGCATCAATGATAACAGCGGCGCTGAATAGGCTGTATCGGAGCCCATCACGGCGCCCATGCCAGGCTACCCGGTCATTCAAAACATATGCCGCAGCGGTCCCCGTTGGGCCGATGCGGCGAACTTCAATCCACTGGCCTTCCCGGAGGACTGCCAGTCCCCGTTTGACCGTGGAAAGACTCATGCCAGTGGCTTTCGCCAGAGCCCTTTGGCTGATCACCACGGCGTTGTGGTCGGAGACGCGGGCGGAAAAGAAATGGAGAAGTGCCGATGCTGCGGGCTGGCGCATCGAAAGTTGTCCCCAGGCTTCGTGGGTTTCTCGCTCAGTCTGGACCCAAGTGCCGCGCGGGCTTTTTTCTGGGAGTTCCGATGGGTTCATGTATGAGCCTACCCTGGTTCGCCCATGACTAAAATTTGCTCATGAGTGGTTAATTGTCGTTCTCGAAATCTTATCACCCGTGACCAAATTTTAGTCAAGGTGGGTTCATAGCTGTGAACCCAGGTGGGTTCATGGGTGAACCCAGGTGGCATCGTAAGTGATTGGAATCATTGAGGTGAAAATCCGCGGACTCTTATGATCTACATGGACCCAAAAAATGCACAGTCAAGCGGGGCGTGGAGACCTCACATATC
This genomic interval carries:
- a CDS encoding replication/maintenance protein RepL, with product MNPSELPEKSPRGTWVQTERETHEAWGQLSMRQPAASALLHFFSARVSDHNAVVISQRALAKATGMSLSTVKRGLAVLREGQWIEVRRIGPTGTAAAYVLNDRVAWHGRRDGLRYSLFSAAVIIDADEQDDQQELESQAPLRKLPKLYRGERQLPTGEGMAPPSEPALPGMEPDLPAIHIDEKEETR